A region of the Labeo rohita strain BAU-BD-2019 chromosome 5, IGBB_LRoh.1.0, whole genome shotgun sequence genome:
TTTAACGATCACTTCATTTTTGATAAACGGAGGAACATTTGAAATCGTGACTTTGGTTGCCGGTGCAAACAACGGAGTCACCGGCACAAACATTCCTTTCACCCAAAGTCCACTTTCAATTATCTGATTAGCAAGctgttcagtttttaaaaaaaacacaacggCTTTATTCATTCGCGATGCTGAATTTATATTTTCGTGCCCAACCTGATCACCAACTACAACTAGCACGTCCTCAATCGAAGTGGTCGCCTCCGGTACACACCTAAACCCATTCCGGAGGGAAAACGGCATGGTTCCCCCCGTAGAAGACGCCATGCGGACGCCAAAAACGCCACACGCGAAACCCTCCTCCAACTAGTTTAAACTAAAATTCTCAAactaacaaaaaagaaaaaataaaaagtaagaaaaaagaaacacactTTCAGTATGTTCTGAAAAAAGAATTAaagtagaaaaacaaaatatataacaaaatagaAACGCTCTCACACACATCCGCTCACGCAAACCCACTCCatcaaagagagaaagagagagagagagagagagagagagagagagagagagagagagagagagagagagagaatttagTGGATTAAAATGCTTACAGTTCAAATAGGGTTATTTATATGCAAGACAGCTTAATTCATAGGCCTATTCCTCATTATTATAAGGCATCAAGATCAGTGAGGCAAGGAAGTGAGGCAAGTTTAAGGTTAAGATCATGATCTTTACAGGggacacaaaaacacactgaacACCAGAATGACCCAACGTGACACATCTGAGTGAACAAGGACATTCACTGATTAGAAACAGAATGTGAATTTAATCCATTGGATTGCGGGTGTCTGTAAATTAGCTTCCGAGATAAAGCAAgtgattacttttatttaaagtctAAGAAAATAAAACTGGGAATGAGTGCTTAAACGATGAGGAGTAATGTAAACGTGAGTTTAACACCAACTATTCATGAGCTCCAAGCTGAAGGCCACCGGTCCATCATTCTCATCTTCTTCCACAGCACTGAACGCTGTCGTCTTGCTTACAGTTCTGCGCAAAACAAGTTCAGAGACTGAATGAAATAAACTCATCTCTCCATCATGAATTCAGTATTGAGGTCTGATCACCTACGAGTCATAGACGCACTGGACCGATCGGGAAATGAAAGGCTGCTCCGGCCGTCGGTCATAGATCAGCATGTTTGAGTACGTCACTCTATCCGCCGTCACCTGTCAGACCCGTGGAAGAGAATCAGCTAAACGATTCGTCTGAGTGAATCACCGAATCACATACCTGTTTGAGAAAGCCGCAGTCTCGCAGTAACACGTAGAAGAGCAGCGTGTAGTCGGACACCGTGAAGCTTGGCGGACAGTTTCCCAGCAGAGCTCTGGACGGATCCAATTTCTGAAACAAATCCAGTCTGGGTCTCCACCGGATAGTGACCGAATCATCGCCGCCACAGTCTACAAATAAATCTGAACACAAACCGCTCCAGTTATGGAAACCACACATCTGACACAGAAAGAGATGAGAAACGTACCGTTCTGTGCCATTGCAGTGGCTACAAACATCAACAACAGCCGTCCTGAAATCATCTTTAGCCAAACAAGAACAGCATCGTCTCTCCTGCTTTAGTGGAGCTAATGGTAATTAGGTTAACCAGCAACAGCTAGGCGTTCTCAGTAACCAGCTGCTCTCTCACAGGTGTAAATCACAACATTTGAGTACAAACACAAGGTTTTATGGTCAACAGAGATGGTTTGGAGTCACAAACTTTTTTGTAGATTTCAGTGGAAGTTTGCTAGTTATTATAAATCAACAGAGAGAATGGTATTtctgtttgattatttttcatttaaataaccAATAAACCACTGTTTAATAGCCACTTCAATCAACTGGATCATTCCTGGGATGCTTTTGGTGTTCCCAGTAAAGATTATGATATTATtgccttaaaataaatgttcagcatcatcaattttaaagttgtctttgatgtaaataacaccttttgaACTTTAAGCTTTGAGGACTAAGAAATAATAAGacgtttgattaaaaaatatttgtttattaaattccACTTTTTATGCTCCTGCAAAACATTCAGAACTGAACTTGCATAGAGTTTATGGCTTCATTAGAAATGCACCTGATCCCTTTACCATGAGATTAAACATTAATGACAGATCACCAGAAACACTTAAAATTGATTTGATATTACAGTATTTAGAAACTTAGCCTTCACTAGTTTATCATTTGCACAGTTTGGAAGCATACAGTACTGGATTCTTCAACCGTTCACCAGAAACATACTGACTTTAAAGCGCTGTAATAAAATCATGCAATAATGTGACAAAAGAGCTGAAGTAAACATCTGAAAACAAACAACCACACAGACAAAAACCATTGAGACACATGCAAATTAAGAGGCACAGTTCATCTAAAATGCCAGAAATTACGTCAACTTAAGAGACGCTCGTGCTGGCTGGAGGTGTCAGAGGTCAGTGTTGTCACAAGGCTCATTCACGTTTTTCTCCTTCATCGTAAAGTTTCCGCAGGCTGGAGTCCAACAGGAAATCCACCGACCTGATGAAGAACAAACAGACTGACATCAAAACACTGGGATACGCACTCTgacacactcacatacacatACGGTCTTTTACCTGTCGATGGGTGTGATGATGAATGGGATGGTGGAGAGGCCGATGGCGGTCGTGGTCCACTTGCGCACAGGAAGTGGCCATCGTGTGGTTTTTCCCAGCAGGAAGAGCGATGCGGCACAAACGCGGTTGATGGTGAATCCAGGAATGGCCACTGAAGCCAAAGCTTGCCAGACAAACGTGTCGACCACAGCGACGGCTACCCGCACCGCCTTTCCATGATCCTCAGTGTGAGCCTGCAGACACAAACCAGCCAAACCGTCAGTAAGAGCAGGCAAGAAGATAGTGTCCATCAGAACCAGACTGATCCAGACAGGTTCAGACTCACCGCTGCTGCTTTCTTGCCTTTGTCTAGCGCGTCAGCAGACACATATGCAGTGGCCACAGCGTAACTGGCCCACACTGCACTGACCGGCACCAGTGCGCGAAACGCCTCTCCCACCTCGTTAGCATACCCTGCGGATGCACATGTTAGATACTTCATCAAAACCTCTTATCAATCACACAGAGCTGACAGACTGATTACAGGCTCTTTacaaaactgttcaaaacatTATACAGATCTGAACAAGGGAGCGATTTGCTACATTTCTACAGTAAtaccatattaaaatattacaaatttaaaatatgaaattgtaTCAAAACTATTAGATATAGCTGAACACCAAGACAGTGTTAGTCTTTCAACGTCATTATCATTTTTACCAAAGGGGAAACTGAGCAATTGTGCTGtaacaaaaacatgtaaaactTTTACTGCACTCAGTCTGAACAGGAGAGAGGATCGTTCTCATTTTATAAGGATATTTTACAGAAGAAATCATTGTGTAATTCTACCTGTCGTTAGTCTTTTTAGGTTACTGTTTAATAAGGGATAAAGAGTGTTTTTTGGGTGAAAATCGTCGCTAGTTTTATAAAGAATGAGTTGATTTGAGACTGTATGAAGTGTTTTTAgtgcattttgaatgtgaaATGAACTGCTGAGTTAAAGTTGGTGAGGAGAACTGTGGGAAGAGTTTAGAAAAAGTGAGCTAACTATAGA
Encoded here:
- the mtfp1 gene encoding mitochondrial fission process protein 1; protein product: MEHTPEKHSKEVDIYRDTWVRFLGYANEVGEAFRALVPVSAVWASYAVATAYVSADALDKGKKAAAAHTEDHGKAVRVAVAVVDTFVWQALASVAIPGFTINRVCAASLFLLGKTTRWPLPVRKWTTTAIGLSTIPFIITPIDRSVDFLLDSSLRKLYDEGEKRE